In Fragaria vesca subsp. vesca linkage group LG5, FraVesHawaii_1.0, whole genome shotgun sequence, the genomic stretch TTGACGTCTCTAAATCTTTCAAACGACATTTATATGTCGTCTTAAAATATAAAAAAAAGATAATAGTAGATGTCGTCTGAGATAGATATCAGACGACAGACAAATGACGTTTGAATTGGTGTGAGACGACATACAGTTGCTCACTTTTGAGTATAAAGTAATTTCAATGACACTTTTATGTCGTTATAATCATTGTCTAACGACAGATAATTTGAGTTTGTTGCATATTTAGATGCATACACACGACAGATGTGTTTATATTGTATGTCGTGTGAAGTTTATCAGACGACAGATTTTGCATGTCGTCTGAATGCTTATCAGATGGCAGCTCGATAGACGACACGCAAAAAAATGATTAGACGACAGGCTTTAGCAACTCGATAAACGACACGCAAAAAAATGATCAGACGACGGGCAAAGCCTGTCGTCTGAAAGCAAAATTGACGTAGTGTTTTTTGTTTCCCAAGTCCTTTGAATACTTTTCTTCCTTCTTTGATCACTTCAATATCTAGACACCATGGGTTTCCGATTTCCTAAAGTTGCTAGCACAAAGGCATCAGATATACCAAAGGCCTACTTTGCGGTTTATGTTGGAGAGAACCAGAAGAAACGATTTGTTGTTCCAATATCATATTTGAACCAAATTTTGTTTCAGGATTTGCTGACTCAAGCTAAAGAAGAATTTGGATTCCATCATCCAACGGGTGGTATCGCAATTCCTTGCAGCGAAGACACCTTCATTGATCTCACTTCCCACTTAAGTGTGTGAGTAAACACTAATGAAGCAGATCCTGGATCCAAAATATCCTGATTTGAAAACTTGCTGCTCAGTCAAGATGAAGTAGCTTCAGTTGATAATTTGATCATCCACAGAATCAGATCACTCTTGTGGAGGAAAAACTGGCCTGCTGGACTGCTACCTTGGTGAAGAGGGCTTTCCAAAGTTTGAGGAAGAACCAAATCATAGCTTATCATGAGACAAAACATGAAAATTGTAGACTCTCTCTCTGCAGTTAGTGTATAGTTCATGAGACTCCATATTTTGACCTCAATGACAGTCAAGTTCTGTCTTTTACTCCTAAATTAAACTGTCTTGTTTTTTTAGAAAATAAGGGAATGCAAAGGAATATATTTCAATTCCTGATGAACTTTCGGGTCTAATTTCTAATAGATCATTTTGCTCGCAGTGATATAATTACCAAAATCAAAGCATATGTTGAAAAGGAAGTAATGCTTGGTGATATAATGGTTTTATCTGATTTATGATATATGCAGATGAAGCCTGATTATGGTGTCTTCAATTAGACACATTGATATTAACATTACCATTAAGATATCTGCAGATGAAGCCTGAAACAGTAAATATGGTAAACGATATAATTATAGCAGATGAGAAAATTTCAAAAGAAAAAAAAAACAAAGTAGAGATGTTTACACCTAAATTAATATTTTACTAGACAGTAATTGTTTAGGTAAATATTAGTTAAATTCATAGTACACGTCATACAAGCGAGCCCAAAATATTAAGTTTACAAGTGATGATCCGCCAGCAAAATCAGGCGAGCTGGGTAGTAGAGTTCACATGTGACAAGAAATGGACTGACTTCGCATAGAAGATTGAGCGAGGCGAGATACCTTCGCGCGAGAAGACTTCGCCAGGAGAAGAGTTTACGTGTATTAAGGTTTCTATTCTTTAATCACATGTATGCAAGTGTATGTACTCCCTATGCGTGGCGAAGGATAATGCTTGCAGCTACAGTGGAGGCGAGATGCATGCGAAGAGGTTGCATGCGAAACAGAAACAACTACCTCGCGGGGTGGATAAACATGATTGCACGGCGAGATGGTTCATTAAGGATCATTATCTTTATTCAAGCATGATTGCATGGGGAAGCTTACGTCCACATCTTCATGAGATTGGTTGTATGTGGTGGTTAAGGTCTCTATTCCTTAATTGGATTTACATGAATTGACTACGTCCACATCTTCATGAGATTGGTTCTACTCCTCTACATAGTAGGCAGTTAGTTACTTCGCCAAAGCATAATCACGTCCAGCAAGTGATTAACATCGCCTACGCCATATTTATCGTTGAAAACTCCTACAAGTCTTTGACATGTTTTGGGCCAATACTTGTGGCCCCAAATAACTCTATATAAAGGAGTTTGAGGTTCTCTCTACTGCACAACTCAAAAACTCAACAACTCAACAAAAATACAATACAACTATCGACCTAGTCGAACCTAAATGCTAAAGCATCTCGCCTTAGCAACATTTTTCCTTTCAAGCTCCCCGGAGCTCTGTTTCTTTACTTTCCCGGCTCCCCGGAGTCATTGCACCCTTTACTTTTCAAGCTCCCCGGAGCTCCCTTGCGTTCTCGTTTTCCTTTCCTTTGGTTGCTCTACTCGCTACAACCGCGAGTATCGATATCGGTGGCGAAGAAGCTACTCTAAATCCTCGTCCGTGAGGTGCCACCGGAGCCCTACTCTCGTTTGATTAGAAGCACAGGTTAGCGCACTACAACAACAACCCTACTACATTCCGCGTCAGCACAGTAGCACGCTCCACATCCCTAGAAGCATTAACTGCTACCGTCTCTCTCTCCTTGCTGAGGATTGTGGCCAAAACAAGAGATACAATAGCCTTTATGGGATAAAGAGAAACCAGACCCAGAAATAAACAAATAAGTGTCTGTGGTGGCATTTTCAAGTACAGATCAGAAGTATGGAAATCTCTGAGAATTAAAGTAGGAGTAGAAAAAGGCTCTGAATACCGTTCTTAATTGAAACGCAAGTAATTAAAATTTAGAGAATTTTAAGAGAAACAAGAGCAAAGAGCATAAATATATGTATATACAATTGTCCCTATACAATTATACATGATACGTATGTGTAAGTACGTAGTTGGTATGTATGCATATTTTTTTTTATTAAATTTCTTGTATCTGAAATATATGTATAGAATAAGAAGATTAAGATCTATCCACAAAACACATAGCCACAGTCATTAAATCATCACAAAAACCATGAACTACAGTTTCCTAGTAGCACTAGGAGATTACCATGTCACAGCTGCTCAGCCTCAACGATTGCCATCTGATCTTGTTCTGAACCTCTAACACCACAGAAACACAAACACAAAAATAACTTAAATTCTTCTATGCTATGCTGCTAGTTTTCTCACAGTATTGGACGGTTATCTCTTAATGAATTTCTGTAGCTAGCATAGGTTACTTTAGTCATACTTGGTGTTGATTCGACTAGGACCTCTTGTATACTAGGTGTTGATTCTCAACATAGTTCATTCCAAATCATTCCATATTTTATTTATTGGCTACCGAATGAAACATCAATCTCTGTTGTCCCATTGGCACCTAAAGCCCCATCAGAGCAGAGGAACTATTGCTGATCATGGCTGCTCTTTTATGGGAGCCGCAACATTTGTGATGCCCTGTTCTAGTTTCTTTCCGGCATTTACGTGGATCAATGAATAATAATGCAACTTTTCTGCTATGGTTGAGGGCCTGAGGCCAAGGTGCAAAAGATATTTCCGGCATTTTTCATCATTTGCGGCACCAAGATCCTGACCAAAAAGGACAATAATTCGAGCTATCTATGATCTATCTATATATCTTGGCCTTACTAGGAAAAAATTATTATGCATCTATATATATGGTCTTACTATCTATCCATCTAATCTAATGTTTATCATGCATTTAGCAGAATCAGATCATTCATACTTTTCAGAACACAATGAGAAAGCAGCATCAATCTCATGCATGTAGAAGTAACATATTTGATACTCCTAAGTACACAGAAAGAAAGCTGCAGCATATATGCATCAAGCCAGAACCAACAATAAAAAAAAAAAAAAAAAAAAACCAAAACCAACCAACAAATATAAGATTAGCACCTGGACATGTGCATTAATAGTAAAGCACCTCAACATGTGCATAAACTTAAGGTCAGATAACAGGGAAGTATAGAACAATGTATACTGGGCAGGGAATCCAAAAAAGAAATCCAAAGCTGCTAGAATGAGTTTTTATAGGGATAAATTCATCTAAAATTCAAAATGATGCCTCAGTCACCGTCTTCATGCATCAAACTTGTAGAAGTCTAGAGTAACAGCAACTCTGCAAGAAAGTAAAGCAACATTAAACCCACAAAACCTAGAAGCAAGTCCATAAGAATCACATAGTATACAGAAACCATCTACATGTAGTTTCAAGGTTCCAGGGAGGCAGAGCAACCTTAGAAGCCAGAACAACCTACCAGTAAACAGATCATACTTATCTACAGTAGTAAACATTACCTGATCATTAGAGCAAGTATCGCAGATCATCCCATATACTGTATGTGACCCTATCCATTTTCAAGCTGAACTTGTAAACCGCACTGCTTTCTTCAGTGTACTTGCCCAGCAGAGCTTCTGCCTTGGAGTCAATGTCCTGGTCCAGGTGCTCAGACATTTCAATAAGAGTTTCTTCCAGCCAGTCTAAGGAACCTATTTCTGCCTCTAGAAAGTTTTCAAAGCTGGGCAGAAGTGGCAAGCTTAGCAGAAGCTCAAACATAGTGCTAAACCACATCAGTTCAGCCACTAGTTCTTGAAGGAAATTGTTCAAACTATAGCAATCATCGATATCTATAGTCTACATTGCAAGTTCAATGGTTCCCCTTCTTTCTTGTGTCAATTTCGGAACCCCAAGGAATTCATGGCGCGCAATTTTGATGCACTCAATGATTCTGTTGAAAACCACCCCAAAGTCATTAGTTTTCCCCTTCCACTTAAACACCATTTTGAGCAACAGAATTAGAGACTCCAAATTGTCAAATCGTTTAATCCTCCACGGTCGGTTCTCAACACACAAGGAGATCATTAACTTAACAAAAACAGATGTGAGGCTGTGACCTATATGGCTTGCCACACGCCTCACCGATTCCAACGATGTACCTTTGTATATCTTGGCGCTCAGCTTTTTCTTCATGTAACCCTCCTTGTAGAGACGAACAAAACATTTGTGGTTGCGAATTGGCTGCACAACCTTCCTCAGTCTTACACAGTCAACATAGACCTTCATATCGATCGGAATTTTCTCAATAAAGCTCTTTCCAAACTTGGCAGCGGTAACAACTATCTTGTCAAGAGTCTCAACAATGATGCTATCATCATCAGAGTTCCCAGCAATCACCAAAAGTGAGCTTAAGGGGGTGTATTGGATCTGGAATTAGTGGCAATTTTAAAGAAGTCCATGAAATCTGAAAATCCGGGTGTATTCAATATAGACTTATAATAGTCCATAAAAGTCTAGGTGTATTCAATTAGGATTTTAAAAAGTCTTTATACAATCCACCAAAATCTAGAGGTATTCAATTAGGACTTTTAAAAATGAATAGAAGTTTTAGGGTATTCAAAATATCATTCATATTTAGAATTAGAAAATCATGGAAAATTGTGGACTTTGTACTGTTAAGTATAAATATCAAAGTCCAATAGTTTGCCGGCCACCAGAGCAAAGATTTTGAGCGTGGGAAACAATCTATCAAAGTTCATCCCTCTGCCTGCTGCGAAGAGGTTGGTTCTCATCATCTTGCTTTCTCGATTCTTTTTCTGCCTTTGCCTAATGTTATCAGAATTTTTTGATACTCAATATGTTCATAGTTGCATCATTGAATTTTTTTTTTTTTTTTGGGTCGTTCAGTTGGTCTATGAAACCCTGAAAAACCCAAATACTGTGTCTGCTACTCCCAACCCTAAAAACCTAATCACCATAATCAAAATTGATTATACTGTCGAGGTGAATGATTATAGAAGCATGAACATAAAATTATCGAGGTGAATGATTATGTGTGACTATGAGGATTTGAAAATTGCATACTATGAGGATTTGAAAATTGCGCACTTCCATTGGATGTCCGAAAGGGAAGAACCTTTCTCCTAGTTTTTATTAAAATTAATTATACTGCTGTGCTCCCAACCCTAAAAACCTAATCACCATAATCAATATTGATTATACTGTCGTTGATCATATATACCTTTTGATATAGAATAGTTTGTACCTTAATTTTGATTATATTGTTCTGTTAGTGATGTGTACAAAACCACCTCTATAGATTAGCTACAAACTACAAACTTGATTATAATCTCAAGTGATTAAAAGCTAATGAATAGTTCACAGGGTCGTGTATAACGTACTCAATTTGAATGAGAATCCAAAAACTTCTAGGGTTTCTAGTGGCACTTATTAAAGCATGCCAAAATTTATTTCTACATTATTGATTATTTTTATACACAAAAGAACAACCCAAAAGGGGCAGACTATGAGGTTTCTAGGGTTTTTGCCAGTGTCTTCTTATCTGTATGGAGACCACCTTTGTGTGTGTGTATATACACATATAGCATGTTTTTTTTATTACTTTCAAGGTTGCATGTATGATTAGTTATAGTTTAACAATTATATAGATGGGAGATTCACAAGGAAATGGTAAACGAAAGGATTATAAAACTTGGACCGCGGAAGAGAGCAATGTTTTGCTCCAGCTCATGGTTGAAGGCGCTAAGCTTGGATTCCGTGATATTAATGGTGTAATAAGCAAAACAACAGTAGAGGCAAAGCTACTTCCTAAACTTAAAGGAAAACTTGGTAAGGAGATAACTTTCAGCCATTACCAAAGCCGAGTGAAATAGTTTAAGAAATAATACACCAATTACTTTTAGTTTATGCGTCACAATTCTGGGTTTAGGTGGGACCCGATCACAAAGAGATTCACTGCGCCTGATGAAGTATGGGCAGACTATTTGAAGGTGAGTTTAATGCCTTTTAGTTTTATTCTATTTTAGACTATTAATTTGAATCTTTATCATATTGACATTTCTGTTTATTGTTATTTTTCAGTCACATCCAACGCATGCGCACTTTCGGACATAAACTTTTCCGGACTATGAGGATTTGAAAATTGCAGTTGGTAATGGAACTGCAACTGGGATGGGGTCAATAGGTCTAGGTGATGATACAGATGCCACAACATATGAAGTAGGAGAAAACGGATCATGGGAAATGGGTGGCATAGATGACTTGGTCTTTGATCAAGATAATCACACCTTTGTGCGAAATGAAAATGAGTCATCGTACCAAGAAAACTTGCCATCTCTTTCCCGACAACGCACACCAGGTAACAATGCAAATGCTGCACCACATAGCAGGGCTCAAGGCAAAAGAAGTAGAGCTGATTATGAACAAAGTAGCAACTCAAAAGGGGTAGCTACTCAAGCTGAAGTTCTAGAAAACTTATCAACTGGCTTTGGTAAAATTGTCACCACTTTTGATACAATTTGTGGCATAATGGAGAAGAGAGAATCAAGAGACACTGAATGTTGGATTGCTATTCAGGAGACCCCAGGATTAACTGATGAGGCTAGCTTTTTTGCGCTTAGTTTTCTTAACACTAAAGCAAAGCAAGACATCTTCTTGAAGATGAGTCCGGACCAACGACGTAACTAGATCACTTGGGCACGAATTAATACATCAGGCTAATAAGCAATATGATATTGCCGCAAATATGCTATGTAATACCCCGAAAATTTGATATTAGTTTCTGATATTAATTGAGAATTTTCGAGTTAGAAGTTAGTGTGTTTTGAGGTACGAAGGAAGAGCGGAAGTGTTTGGACGCATAATTACCCGAAACGGTCTTATGGTTCTGAGGGGTCAAAAGTTGACTTTCAAATCTGTTGGGTTTCTCGAGAAACTTCCTTCACGAAAGTTGTAGAGCACGATGATACGAGTTCGTAGACACATGGCACGCGTAAAATGGACTTCGTATGAGGAAGTTATGGTCAGTAGAAGTTGTGGCTTTTCGAGAATATTTAGGTTAAATAGGAAAATTTCGTTTTGGGTCCTCATAATTTTCAGAACCCATTTTCTTCCCCTTTCTTCTCCCTCCTCGACCCAGAGAGAACCCAAGCTCCCCAGTCGACCCGACCCGGACCCGGTTGACCCGACCCGGATTTTCCGGCCAACTCCGGCCGACCCAGGCGACGGCACCGGTCGGAGTCGCTTCTCCTCGGCGGCGTAATCTTCCCTGTGTTGGTGGATGAGGATGACCCGAGCTGAGCTGTGCAAGCTGAGCGCCACAGTGAGGGCTGGCGACCCAGTTTGCAACCCGATCGGTTTCCTTCCTCCTGTGGCGGCGACGCGGCTTGGAACCGGTCGGGATAGGAAGTGTTAGGCGTCCTCGTTCGATCCTTGGTGGTCTTGAAGCTCAACTCGCGGTGTAGAGTTACGGTGGTGGATTCTAACCTTCTGGCGAGTTTTTCGGTGTGCTCCGACCAAATTGGCGGATACCTCAGGTATAAACGGTGCTCCCCTCTTTTCAATCTACAAGTTTTGTGTTGGGAGTTTGCCCTAATTCGAAAGTTTCGTGATGGCGCGTGGGCCCACTCGCCGCCGCCTGTGGTGGCGCGTGGCGGCGCGTCTGGCATGATATGTAGGTTTAGTTGCAAGGGTTAGCTAGTTCTTGTTGTTGTGAGCAAATTTATATATTATAAGACTAGGTTGAGATCTTGTAATGCTTAATGTTGGAGTTGTTTTCGATGAGGTGTGATGATTTTGTGATTTTCAAAAGTAGGAGCCGTTTTTGGTAGTTGTAGGAGGTTTAGTTTTGGGTGATCGAGGACCTTGAGAGGTCTTGAAGGAGAGTTGCCCTCTGTCACATCCCGACCCGTAAATTTTTACCTTATTTACTAGCTTGGTTATAATAAGAATTTTACCGTCTCCGTCAATAAGTTATGGTTTAATTGGTCCCTAGAGGGGTTTTGAGGGATGATTATTTCGGAGAATNNNNNNNNNNNNNNNNNNNNTTTCCGGCATTTACGTGGATCAATGAACAATAATGCAACTTTTCTGCTGTGGTTGAGGGCCTGAGGCCAAGGTGCAAAAGATATTTCCGGCATTTTTCATCATTTGCGGCACCAAGATCCTGAGCAAAAAGGACAATAATTCGAGCTATCTTTGATCTATCTATATATCTTGGCCTTACTAGGAAAAAATTATTATGCATCTATATATATATGGTCTTACTATCTATCCATCTAATCTAATGCTTATCATGCATTTAGCAGAATCAGATCATTCATACTTTTCAGAACACAATGAGAAAGCAGCATCAATCTCATGCATGTAGAAGTAACATATTTGATACTCCTAAGTACACAGAGAAAGAAAGCTGGAGCATATATGCATCAAGCCAGAACCAACAATAGAAAAAAAAAAAAAAAAAAAAACCAACCAACAAATATAAGATTAGCACCTGGACATGTGCATTAATAGCAAAGCACCTCAACATGTGCTAAACTTAAGGTCAGATAACAGGGAAGTGTAGAACAATGTATACTGGGCAGGGAATCCAAAAAAGAAATCCAAAGCTGATAGAATGAGTTTTTATAGGGATAAATTCATCTAAAATTCAAAATGATGCCTCAGTCACCGTCTTCATGCATCAAACTTGTAGAAGTCTAGAGTAACAGCAACTCTGCAAGAAAGCAAAGCAACATTAAACCCACAAAACCTAGAAGCAAGTCCATAAGAATCACATAGTATACAGAAACCATCTACATGTAGTTTCAAGGTTCCAGGGAGGCAGAGCAACCTTAGAAGCCAGAAAAACCTCCAGTAAACAGATCATACTTATCTCAGTAAGTAAACATTACCTGATCATTAGAGCAAGTATCGCAGATCATCCCATATACTGTATGTGACCCTATCCATTTTCAAGNNNNNNNNNNNNNNNNNNNNCTAAAACACACCAGTTCAGTCACTAGTTCTTGAAGGAAATTGTTCAAACTATAGTAATCATCGATATCTATAGTCTTCCTTCTAAGTTCAATGGTTCCCCTTCTTTTTTGTGTCAATTTCGGAACCCCAACCAGTTCAGCCACTAGTTCTTGAAGGAAATTGTTCAAACTATAGCAACCAATGATATCTATAGTCTTCCTTCTAAGTTCAATGGTTCCCCTTCTTTTTTGTGTCAATTTCGGAACCCCAAGGAATTCATGGCGCCCAATTTTGATGCACTCAATGATTCTGTTGAAAACCACCCCAAAGTCATTAGTTTTCCCCTTCCACTTAAACATCATTTTGAGCAACAGAATTAGAGACTCCAAATTGTCAAATCGTTTAATCGTCCACGGTTGGTTCTCAACACACAAGGAGATCATTAACTTAACAAAAACAGATGTGAGGCTGTGACCTATCTGGCTTGCCACACGCCTCATCGATTCCAACGATGTACCTTTGTATGTCTTGGCGCTCAGCTTTTTCTTCCTGTAACCCTCCTTGTAGAGACGAACAAAACATTTGTGGTTGCCAATTGGCTTCTCAACCTTCCTCAGTGTTATACAGTCAACAT encodes the following:
- the LOC101312938 gene encoding uncharacterized protein LOC101312938, which produces MRAYSHDELETMSPEDILKAFKKNLTSKLDSLLVIAGNSDDDSIIVQTLDKIVVAATKFGKSFFEKIPMDMKVYVDCITLRKVEKPIGNHKCFVRLYKEGYRKKKLSAKTYKGTSLESMRRVASQIGHSLTSVFVKLMISLCVENQPWTIKRFDNLESLILLLKMMFKWKGKTNDFGVVFNRIIECIKIGRHEFLGVPKLTQKRRGTIELRRKTIDIIGCYSLNNFLQELVAELVGVPKLTQKRRGTIELRRKTIDIDDYYSLNNFLQELVTELVMFCGFNVALLSCRVAVTLDFYKFDA